The Sebastes umbrosus isolate fSebUmb1 chromosome 23, fSebUmb1.pri, whole genome shotgun sequence genome contains a region encoding:
- the elk3 gene encoding ETS domain-containing protein Elk-3: protein MESSITLWQFLLQLLLDQSHKHLICWTSNDGEFKLLKSEDVAKLWGLRKNKTNMNYDKLSRALRYYYDKNIIKKVIGQKFVYKFVSFPEILKMDPAVVESGRISEESGGAMSEPEAEDEDGGGRNQYLHSGLYSSFTVGSLQHSLEQHRPIKTEPRSDLHGDSSSVIRFVNNRGHSSLPSTPPPSSTETSRPSPRQARSSSCSSSPPQSPAHTLWRGRGPSSETNELEQSAQPLNLSSGQRERERSQAVPESRRLANSGPLKSRKPKGLEISASSLLLTGSDLVSIALNSPALPSGSLTPAFLTTQTPSGLLLTPSPLLSNIHFWSGLSPVGPLSPAQLQSHSPLFQFPTLLNGHIPMSLSGVDAPSPLLLSYNKS, encoded by the exons ATGGAGAGCTCCATCACACTCTGGCAgttcctgctgcagctgctgctcgaCCAAAGCCACAAACATCTCATCTGCTGGACGTCCAACGACGGCGAGTTCAAGCTGCTCAAGTCAGAAGACGTGGCCAAGCTGTGGGGGCTACGCAAGAACAAGACCAACATGAACTACGACAAGCTGAGCAGAGCCCTGCGCTACTACTACGACAAA AACATCATCAAGAAGGTGATCGGCCAGAAGTTCGTCTACAAGTTCGTGTCGTTCCCTGAGATTCTGAAGATGGACCCCGCGGTGGTGGAGTCGGGCCGCATCAGTGAGGAAAGCGGGGGTGCGATGTCAGAACCCGAAGCCGAAGACGAGGATGGGGGTGGGAGAAACCAATACCTCCACTCCGGCCTGTACTCCTCCTTCACCGTCGGCTCCCTGCAGCACTCCTTAGAACAGCACCGGCCGATCAAGACGGAGCCCAGATCCGATCTCCACGGCGACAGCTCCTCCGTCATCCGATTCGTAAACAACCGCGGCCACTCCTCCCTGCCCTCCACCCCGCCCCCGTCCTCGACCGAGACCTCCAGGCCGTCCCCTCGGCAGGCCcgctcttcctcctgctcctcctccccgCCACAAAGCCCCGCCCACACACTGTGGAGGGGGCGGGGCCCGAGCTCAGAGACTAATGAGTTAGAGCAGAGCGCTCAACCTTTAAACCTGTCGTCCGgtcagagggagagggagaggtcaCAGGCGGTGCCGGAGAGCAGGAGATTGGCGAATAGCGGGCCTTTGAAAAGCAGAAAACCCAAAGGCTTGGAAATCTccgcctcctctctcctcttgaCAGGAAGTGACCTCGTCTCCATTGCTCTCAACAGCCCGGCGCTGCCTTCAGGCTCCCTGACCCCTGCCTTCCTCACCACACAG ACTCCGTCTGGTCTGCTGCTCACTCCCAGTCCTCTACTCTCCAATATCCACTTCTGGTCCGGCCTGAGTCCGGTGGGACCCCTCAGCCCGGCACAGCTGCAGAGCCATTCCCCCCTCTTTCag TTCCCCACTCTGCTGAACGGACACATCCCCATGTCCTTATCCGGCGTGGACGctccctctcctctgctgctctcctaCAACAAGTCATGA